The genomic region GGTATCATCTACCATATTATGCACAGTGCCACCAACGGGTTCGGGGGCGTATGGGATAGATTGATATTCGTAGGTTGCTGTTCCGAAACTACCATCCACATCGGCATGCAGCCAAACCGGCTGGGCACTGCAAATGGTGGTATCGGGATAAGCTACGATGCCCTGAGCGTTTAACACATGATTAAACAAAAAAATAACCGGGATGAGGAGGAGTTTTCGCATCGCCTATATAATTATTGGAAGTTGGCAACTCAAATTTACTTATTCTAAAGCATTATTTATAAATTTTACCAATGGAAATGCGGTTTTAAATGTAGTAACTACAGTTTTTATGAAAGCAGGGTCGGTAACCTCGGCATCAGTAAAGGTGTGTGATACTACAAAACTTTTATGTTTCAGATATTCCAAAGCCGCATTATCAGCACTGTAGCCCTTTGGCACCGTTTTTAATTTTTCAATTTCATCTAAAGTTTCAAACTGTTTTTTGAATGCAGCGGATTCCACTATTTTTTTGAAATCTTTAAAATTATAATCGATTTCCTGTCTGATTTTTGCGAGATTTTCAGGAATCGGCATGTAGGAACCGGCGGCGGCAAAACTTTTATTACCGGGCTGAATCTGGAAATAATATCCTGCCGTTTGCATGTTTTTTCCACCCATACTTAGTGTAGCCCCGAAATTGTTTTTGTAAGGACTTTTATCCTTCGAAAATCGCACGTCACGGTTGATTCGAAATATTGTTTTTTAGCTTCCAATCCGCAACACCTGAATCGATAGCGCCCATTTTGGTAATTAATTCGCCAATAAATTCAATAAAATTGGCTTTTGCTGCTTCATAATCAGGTCGGTTGGCATCAAACCAGGCTTTATTGTTATTTGCTGCAAGCTGTTTTAAAAATTTTAGCGAATTTTTTTGGATTTGTGACATGAAATATTCAATTTTATAGTTGTGAATCAACAATACTTGCTCCTCTTCGTATTGT from Bacteroidota bacterium harbors:
- a CDS encoding DUF2461 family protein gives rise to the protein MSQIQKNSLKFLKQLAANNNKAWFDANRPDYEAAKANFIEFIGELITKMGAIDSGVADWKLKNNISNQP
- a CDS encoding DUF2461 domain-containing protein; translated protein: MRFSKDKSPYKNNFGATLSMGGKNMQTAGYYFQIQPGNKSFAAAGSYMPIPENLAKIRQEIDYNFKDFKKIVESAAFKKQFETLDEIEKLKTVPKGYSADNAALEYLKHKSFVVSHTFTDAEVTDPAFIKTVVTTFKTAFPLVKFINNALE